In Luteolibacter sp. Y139, the following proteins share a genomic window:
- a CDS encoding MFS transporter, which yields MEEAPEVEKEPTRREWTGFWSLIAQQTQSAFNEKAAQFLLIPLGGWLMGKDSKMELIAPLLLSLPFLLFAPLAGWLSDRFPKRNVLVACAVTQLVILVGLCGAMAAQSFQAAMVCFFTLAVLTAFFNPAKTGIVKELVGSRHLGFASSIQQMTGMLAILAGQILAGLAFDHRLHGSSDGWQAARGPLWVITVLALPPLFFSLLIPRTPRGEADRLSPRLAFQHFHQMKDLWRNPELRRSSVGIAFFVGFATFIHVWSLGVAKELTSGTTGFGTAASKYMIANSLGMASGFGVASVLMRRRIELGWVPLAGIAMTIGTLLLAVPDPSGRGFLLVLGFTAFSAAVFLAPLNAFFQDRCPAEHRGELLAAAYLQECVGAIIAALGLTAISYIRPLAGNPWWLGIHFALIPTALICGAVTVHSARLVPAELVRVVGLTILRLIYRIRSSGTEHFPQKGGVLLLPNHITWADAFFLTAACPRPVRFVMEAGFTGNTAVRLFSQLFDTVPITSSKPREALRASAEALKEGHVVCIFPEGQLTRTGTLRELKRGFEIIARQAGCPLVPTWTDGAWGSIFSFEGNRFFTKFPQRLRYGISVGFAPPVDPKDADLEGIRQGMMKASAIALAERAGDPAQANALQLSHINALQRGADFGTLDSDPLPDALPGLAIFEKQFDAIRRESPYPDPSSENHWLGGNALREKIESSKLQPGGVFFDFSDRATEPLAHPGWLHCPCLAIGGVIVAMSMPDPPKAHPGSQEQPGRKPGSHGILLPGFWLDGTTLQGPAVPNGLPLPDGTTVDEEGFVFLTRDQRSAAPA from the coding sequence ATGGAAGAAGCGCCGGAAGTGGAAAAAGAGCCGACGCGGCGTGAATGGACGGGATTCTGGAGCTTGATCGCCCAGCAGACGCAGAGCGCCTTCAACGAGAAGGCCGCCCAGTTCCTGCTGATCCCGCTTGGCGGCTGGCTGATGGGGAAGGACTCCAAGATGGAGCTGATCGCCCCGCTCCTCCTGTCCCTGCCCTTCCTGCTCTTTGCCCCGCTGGCCGGCTGGCTGAGCGATCGATTCCCCAAGCGGAACGTGCTGGTGGCCTGCGCCGTCACCCAGTTGGTCATCCTCGTCGGACTCTGCGGAGCCATGGCGGCCCAGAGCTTCCAGGCGGCCATGGTGTGCTTCTTCACGCTGGCGGTGCTCACGGCTTTTTTCAATCCGGCCAAGACCGGCATCGTGAAGGAACTGGTGGGTTCCCGCCATCTCGGCTTCGCCAGCTCGATCCAACAGATGACCGGCATGCTGGCGATTCTGGCCGGGCAAATCCTGGCCGGTCTCGCCTTCGACCACCGCCTGCACGGCAGCAGCGATGGCTGGCAGGCCGCTCGCGGTCCCCTGTGGGTGATCACCGTCCTCGCCTTGCCCCCCTTATTCTTCAGCCTGCTGATTCCCCGCACACCCCGCGGAGAAGCCGACCGGCTCAGCCCCAGGCTGGCCTTCCAGCATTTCCACCAGATGAAGGATCTGTGGCGGAATCCCGAGCTGCGACGCAGCTCGGTGGGCATCGCCTTCTTCGTCGGCTTCGCCACCTTCATCCATGTCTGGTCGCTCGGCGTGGCCAAGGAACTCACCAGCGGCACCACCGGCTTCGGCACCGCCGCGTCGAAATACATGATCGCGAACTCGCTCGGCATGGCGAGTGGCTTCGGCGTGGCCTCGGTACTGATGCGGCGGCGCATTGAACTCGGCTGGGTGCCGCTCGCGGGCATCGCCATGACCATCGGCACCTTGTTGCTGGCGGTGCCGGATCCCTCCGGCCGCGGCTTTCTGCTGGTGCTCGGCTTCACCGCATTTTCGGCCGCCGTGTTCCTCGCTCCGCTGAATGCATTCTTCCAGGATCGCTGCCCGGCCGAGCACCGCGGCGAGCTTCTTGCAGCAGCCTACTTGCAGGAATGCGTGGGTGCCATCATCGCGGCCCTGGGGCTCACCGCCATCAGCTACATCCGCCCGCTTGCGGGGAACCCGTGGTGGCTCGGCATTCACTTCGCGCTCATCCCCACGGCGCTGATCTGCGGCGCCGTCACCGTCCACAGCGCCCGCCTGGTCCCGGCGGAATTGGTCCGCGTCGTTGGCCTGACCATCCTCCGCCTGATCTACCGGATCCGCAGCTCCGGCACGGAGCACTTCCCGCAAAAGGGCGGCGTGCTCCTGCTGCCGAATCACATCACCTGGGCGGACGCCTTCTTCCTCACCGCCGCCTGCCCCCGCCCGGTGCGCTTCGTCATGGAAGCCGGCTTCACCGGCAATACCGCCGTCCGGCTCTTCAGCCAGCTCTTCGACACCGTCCCCATCACCTCCTCCAAGCCTCGTGAAGCCCTCCGCGCCTCCGCCGAAGCGCTGAAGGAAGGACACGTGGTCTGCATCTTCCCGGAAGGCCAGCTCACCCGCACCGGCACTCTCCGGGAACTCAAGCGCGGCTTCGAAATCATCGCCCGCCAGGCCGGCTGCCCGCTCGTCCCAACATGGACCGATGGTGCCTGGGGCTCCATCTTCTCGTTCGAAGGCAATCGCTTCTTCACGAAATTCCCGCAGCGCCTGCGTTACGGCATCAGCGTCGGCTTCGCCCCGCCGGTGGACCCGAAGGACGCGGACCTGGAAGGCATCCGCCAGGGAATGATGAAGGCCTCGGCCATCGCTCTCGCCGAACGCGCCGGCGACCCCGCCCAGGCCAATGCCCTCCAGCTCTCCCACATCAACGCTCTCCAGCGCGGCGCCGACTTCGGAACCCTGGACTCCGATCCACTTCCCGACGCCCTCCCCGGCCTCGCGATCTTCGAGAAACAATTCGACGCGATCCGTCGCGAGTCACCCTATCCCGACCCCAGCTCGGAAAACCACTGGCTCGGGGGCAATGCCCTGCGCGAAAAGATCGAGTCCTCGAAGCTCCAGCCCGGCGGCGTGTTCTTCGACTTCAGCGACCGCGCCACCGAACCGCTCGCCCACCCCGGCTGGCTTCATTGTCCCTGCCTCGCCATCGGCGGCGTGATCGTCGCCATGTCCATGCCCGATCCCCCGAAAGCCCACCCCGGCAGCCAGGAACAACCGGGCCGCAAGCCCGGCTCCCACGGCATCCTCCTCCCCGGCTTCTGGCTCGACGGCACCACCCTCCAAGGACCCGCCGTTCCCAATGGCCTGCCCCTGCCCGATGGCACCACCGTCGATGAAGAAGGCTTCGTTTTTCTAACACGGGACCAGCGAAGCGCAGCCCCGGCCTAA